In Corynebacterium frankenforstense DSM 45800, the DNA window GCCCTCGAGGCGAGCGGACAGGACGGGGTTGAACTGCTCCTGGCGTTGCCCGCGGAGACCGCGCGCGCCGGGCTCGCCGCTGCGCTCGCAGCGGTGGCCGACCGGTTCGGAGCGGGGGAGGGGGAGCCCGGCGACGCTGCGGATGATGAAACTGCGTCGCCGGTGGCCGCCGGACTCTCAGCCGCTTTCGACCAGCTCACGCGCGTCCCGGAGGCAGTGCGGACGGCGTGTACGGCCGTCGAGGTCGCGCGGCGGCGGGCTCCGGTCGAAGCTGACGGGGAAACGGGCGCGGTGGCTACAGTGATCGCGGCCGAGGAACTCACACCGGCGGAGTGGCTGCTCGCGGCCAACCGCATGCGGGCCGGCCGGGAAGCGCTCACCGGATTCGTCGCGCCGCTGGGCGAGCATCCCGAGCTGCTTGAGACCCTCATCGTCTACCTGCGTTCGCGGATGACTGTCTTCAGTACGGCCAGCAAGTTACGCGTCCACGAAAACACGGTGCGATATCGACTTCGGCGCATCGAGGGGCTGCTCGGGGAGTCACTCTCGGACCCGTTGGCCCTGACCAACCTGTGCCTGTCGCTGTACCCGGAGGTCTCAGAGGAAACAAACGGTGTGTAACCACAACCGCAACCCTTCCCGCCCCAGGCGGCTCACCGCGACGTCGTCAAGCGGTAGGCGTCCGCACCGGGCAACGTAGGTCCCCAACTATGCGGAAGCGACCGGCCCCGCAGCGCTCATCGCACGGAGACCGGCCGCCGCCCTAGACCAACTCAGTCGTCGAAGTAGTGCTCGACGTCGACGGTGCCGCCGGCGGCCTCGAACTCCTCCTTGACCGCCTCACGCAGCTTGGCGTCCGTCATGAAGTCCAGCGCCACCTGCGCCAGCCCGTAGGCGCCGTCGACGGCCGCCTTGTCGCCGGCAGGTGTCCCCGCCGCCTTGGCGAAGGCGCGCGTGTGCAGCGCCTCGTCCTCCGCGCCGACCTTGATCAGCGGGTGGATGCCCGGCACCCGGTAGGAGACGTTGCCGAAGTCCGTCGACGCCGCGATGATCTCAGAGACCACGCCCAGCGGCAGCGGCTCGCGGCCGCGCTTGCGCTGCGCCTCCACCCACCGGCTGGTCAGCTGGTCATTCGTGCGCACACCCAGGGTGGCCGGTGAGTAGTCCCAGTCGAGCTCCACGGCGCAGTCGGTCATCATCGCCGCGCCCTTGAGCACCTTCTCCACCCGCCGCGACAGGTCCTTGAGCGTGTCCGGGTACTTCGAGCGGACGTAGAACTTCATCTCCGCGCGCTCGGTGATGATGGACTGCCGGGTGCCGCCCTCCGTGATGATCGCGTGGATGCGGTCGCTCGGCGGCACCTGCTGGCGCAGCACCGCCAGCCCCTGGTACGCCAGCGCCGCCGCGTCCAGGGCGTTGCGCCCCATGAACGGCTGCGAGGACGCGTGCGCGGCCACGCCGGTGAACGTCGCGGTGAGCACGCGGCGGCCCAGCCAGATCTGGTCGGCCAGGTCGTAGCCGTAGGAGTGCAGCATGATCGCCGCGTCCATGTCCTCCGGCTTGAAGGCCCCGCCGCGGGCCATGACCTCCTTGCCCGAGGAGCCCTCCTCGGCCGGGGTGCCGATGTACTTCACCGTGCCGTGAAAGGCCTCCGGGTCCTCCTTGACCAGCGCGGCGAGCCCCAGATAGGCGCCCAGGCCCGTGGCCGCCATGACGTTGTGGCCGCAGGCGTGCCCGATGTT includes these proteins:
- a CDS encoding PucR family transcriptional regulator; translation: MGEPQDELAVMRAVLRAGTGPAPLTGLVEALAQAVNGAALVFGDGTQLLASSGGAPVALVREWLAGTGGDGEIGRWFTAAREIRVGAHAYQFVLAAFDAGHVRDVASPAFEAVEAILGSYGAVDEFSRTQRSIGSAKLLRDLRLGVSPAGEHRAWRRMAEFGFAPYAPLRLAVCTDVAGGRLPPEAVAALADAAATDGLPLLALEASGQDGVELLLALPAETARAGLAAALAAVADRFGAGEGEPGDAADDETASPVAAGLSAAFDQLTRVPEAVRTACTAVEVARRRAPVEADGETGAVATVIAAEELTPAEWLLAANRMRAGREALTGFVAPLGEHPELLETLIVYLRSRMTVFSTASKLRVHENTVRYRLRRIEGLLGESLSDPLALTNLCLSLYPEVSEETNGV
- a CDS encoding M20 family metallopeptidase, which produces MCETRDLTEPVAPNPAFTRHLAAATQEAKDTMRYHEPTQAGAPEKLSGRLEELVDSFREDIVGLSQHLHAHPETAFEEYGSVDKIVEILNKHGLEAEKGVYGVETAFESHLENGEGPTIAILSEYDALPNIGHACGHNVMAATGLGAYLGLAALVKEDPEAFHGTVKYIGTPAEEGSSGKEVMARGGAFKPEDMDAAIMLHSYGYDLADQIWLGRRVLTATFTGVAAHASSQPFMGRNALDAAALAYQGLAVLRQQVPPSDRIHAIITEGGTRQSIITERAEMKFYVRSKYPDTLKDLSRRVEKVLKGAAMMTDCAVELDWDYSPATLGVRTNDQLTSRWVEAQRKRGREPLPLGVVSEIIAASTDFGNVSYRVPGIHPLIKVGAEDEALHTRAFAKAAGTPAGDKAAVDGAYGLAQVALDFMTDAKLREAVKEEFEAAGGTVDVEHYFDD